One stretch of Eupeodes corollae chromosome 2, idEupCoro1.1, whole genome shotgun sequence DNA includes these proteins:
- the LOC129946462 gene encoding eukaryotic translation initiation factor 4E1 isoform X1 has protein sequence MMQQPMFTSDFHRKKHFGPGGSYNSNAEKIASAAAAAAAAPRDIAATKDEAKDSEIVEMRPEHLFKHPLQNKWTLWYLESDRSKAWEELQNEITSFDTVEDFWSLYNHIKPPSEIKIGSDYSLFKKGIRPMWEDSANKQGGRWMISLSRGKPSEMDNLWLDVLLCLIGEAFDHSDQICGAVINLRGKGHKIAIWTADGNNEEATLEIGHKLKDSLRLSKSTLQYQLHKDTMVKQGPSVKPRFTL, from the exons atgatgcaGCAGCCTATGTTCACAAGTGATTTTCATAGGAAGAAGCATTTCGGTCCTGGTGGTTCCTATAAT AGTAATGCTGAAAAGATTGCATCTGCAGCAGCTGCTGCTGCAGCAGCACCCCGTGACATTGCTGCAACTAAAGACGAAGCCAAAGATTCGGAAATAGTTGAAATGCGACCAGAGCATTTATTCAAACATCCATTACAAAACAAATGGACCTTATGGTATTTGGAGAGTGATCGATCAAAAGCTTGGGAGGAACTACAAAACGAAATTACCAGCTTTGATACAGTTGAAGATTTCTGGAG TCTATACAATCACATTAAGCCTCCATCTGAGATTAAAATCGGAAGTGATTACTCTTTGTTCAAAAAAGGAATTCG GCCGATGTGGGAAGACAGTGCTAACAAGCAAGGAGGCAGGTGGATGATTTCACTGAGCAGAGGTAAACCATCAGAAATGGACAATCTATGGCTGGATGTT cTCCTTTGCTTGATTGGTGAAGCATTTGATCATTCAGACCAAATTTGTGGTGCTGTCATTAATCTTCGTGGAAAGGGACATAAAATTG CCATTTGGACAGCCGATGGTAATAATGAAGAAGCAACTCTGGAAATCGGTCATAAACTAAAAGACTCATTGCGTCTATCGAAATCAACATTACAATATCAACTACACAAAGATACAATGGTTAAACAAGGACCCAGTGTGAAGCCTAGATTCACTCTCTAA
- the LOC129946462 gene encoding eukaryotic translation initiation factor 4E1 isoform X3: MSNAEKIASAAAAAAAAPRDIAATKDEAKDSEIVEMRPEHLFKHPLQNKWTLWYLESDRSKAWEELQNEITSFDTVEDFWSLYNHIKPPSEIKIGSDYSLFKKGIRPMWEDSANKQGGRWMISLSRGKPSEMDNLWLDVLLCLIGEAFDHSDQICGAVINLRGKGHKIAIWTADGNNEEATLEIGHKLKDSLRLSKSTLQYQLHKDTMVKQGPSVKPRFTL; this comes from the exons AGTAATGCTGAAAAGATTGCATCTGCAGCAGCTGCTGCTGCAGCAGCACCCCGTGACATTGCTGCAACTAAAGACGAAGCCAAAGATTCGGAAATAGTTGAAATGCGACCAGAGCATTTATTCAAACATCCATTACAAAACAAATGGACCTTATGGTATTTGGAGAGTGATCGATCAAAAGCTTGGGAGGAACTACAAAACGAAATTACCAGCTTTGATACAGTTGAAGATTTCTGGAG TCTATACAATCACATTAAGCCTCCATCTGAGATTAAAATCGGAAGTGATTACTCTTTGTTCAAAAAAGGAATTCG GCCGATGTGGGAAGACAGTGCTAACAAGCAAGGAGGCAGGTGGATGATTTCACTGAGCAGAGGTAAACCATCAGAAATGGACAATCTATGGCTGGATGTT cTCCTTTGCTTGATTGGTGAAGCATTTGATCATTCAGACCAAATTTGTGGTGCTGTCATTAATCTTCGTGGAAAGGGACATAAAATTG CCATTTGGACAGCCGATGGTAATAATGAAGAAGCAACTCTGGAAATCGGTCATAAACTAAAAGACTCATTGCGTCTATCGAAATCAACATTACAATATCAACTACACAAAGATACAATGGTTAAACAAGGACCCAGTGTGAAGCCTAGATTCACTCTCTAA
- the LOC129946462 gene encoding eukaryotic translation initiation factor 4E1 isoform X2 produces MVLSEVEKSNAEKIASAAAAAAAAPRDIAATKDEAKDSEIVEMRPEHLFKHPLQNKWTLWYLESDRSKAWEELQNEITSFDTVEDFWSLYNHIKPPSEIKIGSDYSLFKKGIRPMWEDSANKQGGRWMISLSRGKPSEMDNLWLDVLLCLIGEAFDHSDQICGAVINLRGKGHKIAIWTADGNNEEATLEIGHKLKDSLRLSKSTLQYQLHKDTMVKQGPSVKPRFTL; encoded by the exons AGTAATGCTGAAAAGATTGCATCTGCAGCAGCTGCTGCTGCAGCAGCACCCCGTGACATTGCTGCAACTAAAGACGAAGCCAAAGATTCGGAAATAGTTGAAATGCGACCAGAGCATTTATTCAAACATCCATTACAAAACAAATGGACCTTATGGTATTTGGAGAGTGATCGATCAAAAGCTTGGGAGGAACTACAAAACGAAATTACCAGCTTTGATACAGTTGAAGATTTCTGGAG TCTATACAATCACATTAAGCCTCCATCTGAGATTAAAATCGGAAGTGATTACTCTTTGTTCAAAAAAGGAATTCG GCCGATGTGGGAAGACAGTGCTAACAAGCAAGGAGGCAGGTGGATGATTTCACTGAGCAGAGGTAAACCATCAGAAATGGACAATCTATGGCTGGATGTT cTCCTTTGCTTGATTGGTGAAGCATTTGATCATTCAGACCAAATTTGTGGTGCTGTCATTAATCTTCGTGGAAAGGGACATAAAATTG CCATTTGGACAGCCGATGGTAATAATGAAGAAGCAACTCTGGAAATCGGTCATAAACTAAAAGACTCATTGCGTCTATCGAAATCAACATTACAATATCAACTACACAAAGATACAATGGTTAAACAAGGACCCAGTGTGAAGCCTAGATTCACTCTCTAA